Genomic segment of Triticum aestivum cultivar Chinese Spring chromosome 6A, IWGSC CS RefSeq v2.1, whole genome shotgun sequence:
TAGCCAAATAAAAATAAACCACGGAGGGGAGACTACCAACTCCCATTTAGGAGTAGAGGTTTTTGTAATCTCAACCGATGCGGCACAAAGCAAAAACCTAGTATATAGAGTAACTTGAAATAATCGGAACCAAATCGATACATTTATTTCCTTGTCCTACTCTTTCCCTTAAAACAAAAAAATAGCATTCATTAATTTATGAAAAGTATCATCTAGAGTTGGGCGAAAAAATCATGTTAATTATGTGGAGTATGATTCTTCTTCGATTTTGACTATAGCACGGGTACCTTAATTTAGGGAAATTACCATTTATGTGGGCTCCTTCTATAATCTCTCGCTCCCTTTTCATTATCTTCATGTTCTACCACACGATCTAACTTCATGACGTCGATGTGGGGCGAGTCGTAGGAAAAAAACGCTCACGGCGTCTCTGTTGAGGCTAGTGGCAGAGCCAGCTCGGCCAACGAGCCGGGGCAAAATGCACGGGGCTTCTGTCTGCCAGTATTTTGCCCCTACAAAAATGATGGTAAGCTCTCTATTTACTGCTAGTGTTCATACGTGAATGCATGGCCTCGGGTAGTCGGGAGGTGGCTCCGTCGCTGGTTGAGGCACTGGCAATtgattttgagtcactaaaatatGTTTGTCTCTGTTGCAAGGCACTCACAATTAGCTAGTTGCATTAACGGCTATGTTTCCAAATTGATCCGACTCTCAATTTTTGAATTGTTTTTTATTAATGACTGTAGGGGACCGAAAGAAATGGCGACTCCCTTTAATAGCAGagatactctctccattcctaaagaTAAGTCTATCAAGAGATTTTAATATGGACAACATAGGGAGTAGAataagtaaatctacactctaaagtatgtctatatacacccgtatgtagtttatattaaAATCTGAAGAAAGACTTGTATTCAAGAACGAAAGGAGTAGTAGTGTTGAGAAGGTTTATTTTTGTAGAATCTGTTGAAAAGAGGATAATCACCTTTTACACAAAAAAGGGGATAATCACCTTTTATTTTAGTAACAGAAGGGGATAATcacgtttttttttttgagggaaaagccatcatggcggtttatatttCATGTGAAAACAGCGATACATCGTTTGCCAATACATCTAGCAGAAAATCCGGAGGCACTGATTTCCACATAATAGTTCTAGACATCTCGGAATTCCTAGCCAACAAATCTGCCGCCATATTAGCTTCCCTAGGACAATGAGAAAAAATTATAGAAATAAAATTACGAGCTAAGAAAGAGCATTCTTCATAAAATTGCTGCTGCCGGTCCAAGCgaatttcctccgttttgcatgaTTTCAGTGACTTCCATGCAATCACCTTCTACACATATCTTGTTGCATCCAGTTTCACTTGCGAGGAGAAGTCCATCTCTTAAGCCTCGTGCTTCCGCCGTAGCCGCTTCTTCAACAAAAGGAATATTGCTGCAAGATGCCGCCACAAATAAAGCGGAGTGGTCTCGAAGTATAGCACCTGTAGCGCCAGTGCCACTATCAATGTCGAAACTCGCGTCCACATTCAGCTTGATTGTGCCCTCTGGTGGTTTCTCCCAGCCATGTCTCCTAATTCTGTTGTGCTTGAATTTCGCTCTTGAGTAATTTTTTGCGAGTGCCGATATTGCTTGCGCCGATCTGGTTGGCTCGTACAGTTGCTCGCCGTGTGTATATCTGCGTCGTTCCCACCACAAGTACCACACAGCCGTGGCAACAAGGTCATTACGGTGAACATCATTAACCAATGACTTAGTTGGATTCTTGGACAATAGGAGGTCAGCCATCACCGAGCCACCCTCTCTTTCCACCATGCACACCTCATTCACCACCGCTGCCATACCTAGCAAACGCCACACCTCCTGTACTCGAGGGCACAAGAATAAAGCATGTCGGATGCTTTCACAATCTGAACTGCATAAGGGGCATTGAGAACTCGAAACTATATGTCTGTTCGCTAAGACTCCTTGGCATGGAAGAGCTCCAAGCAAAGTTTTCCACACATGAATTTTCACTTTTGAAGGCACACGTAGTTTCCAAATGGTCCTCCAAACTGGACTAGTACTTGAGGCTTGTATCGAATTTGTCATCCTCAACTTTCGTCCGTGTTGGTGTTCCCATTCTTCATGATACGCTGACCTCACCGTAAAATTTCCGCTTCTGTTAAAATGCCAAGAAACAAAATCATCCATCATCCCTAAAGCCAAAGGAATGTTGAGGATACGTTGTGCATCAATTGGCCAAAACAGATCATTAATTAATTGTTCATCCCAAGCTCTATTATCCACATCGATGAGTTCCGACACCTTGGTAATTACAATGTTCGCCCTTGGTGTCATGACTTTCCGAGTGGGGCTCCTTGGTACCCAAGAGTCCTCCCATATATTTATTTGAGACCCATCTCCTACTCTCCATATATGACCTCTCTTGAAGGTCTGAATACCACTCCAAATGCTCTGCCAGGTGTAAGAGCTGCCCTTCTTTAAGCTGCACGTAAGGAGGTTGCCCCCTGGAAAATATTTTGCTCTTAAAATTCTGGCACATAACGAATCTGGCTCACTCAAGAGCCTCCAACATTGCTTTGCGAGAAGGGCCAAATTAAAACAGTGTAGATCACGGAATCCCATACCACCCATCTCTTTAggtacacacattttccaccaagcAAACCAGTGCACGTGTTGTTTCAAGTCATCATCTCCCCACCAGTATTTAGACATAGCTGTAGTAATCGCATTGCATACCTGCTTTGGTAATTTAAACACGGACATGGCATACGAGGGAATGGCTTGAATAACTGCCTTTAACAAGACCTCTCTTCCTCCATAGGATAATAGCCTTTCCTTCCATCCTCTGATCCTACAGAGCACTCTATCAATGAGGTGTTGAAAACAATCAGAACGGTCTACTCCCACAATCGGCGGAAGGCCCAAGTATTTATCCGTGATCGCTTCTGCCATTATGTTTAGGGTGGTGCACACCTCCACCCTAGTCTCCACAGGTGTACAAAggctaaaaaatattttttttagtaACAGAAGGGGATAATCACCTTTTTTTAGAATTAGAAGGGGATAGTTTGGTGGCAAAAGAGGAAAGAAAGATGGGCCTGCAACACCATATAGGCGGCGATAGTCGTCGTACATGCGGCCACTCTCTCAAAGAAGAGGGGAAGGCCCACCTGACCCACAGACTCTTTCCAGAGACATCTATCTATCCATCCAGCCAGCCCCGGGCAAGACGTCACGTCATGTCAGTTTTCTTACCTCGCGGAAACGCACGCACACGCCTATTTATAAACCGCCAGGCCTTCGACCCGATTCCCCTCTCGCGGCCTCGCTCGCTGCTCCACATTCCCGACCCAACGAAGCAGCCCTTCCCCTAAAGCCTCCCTccgcttcccctcccgtgcccccgcgccggcgactcctcctccccgccggcctccCGCCCGCGCCCCGCGACCCCGAGCCGGGCCCCGaccggctcccgtcgccccccGAGCTCGCCCTCCTCCCCGCGACGACTTTCCCCGCGGCGCCCGTCCTCTGATCCAGCCGCGGTCGCGAGGAATCTCGCCGGGACGAATCCGCCCCGCGCGGCCCCCCGCCGGCCCCGGAAGAGGCGATTCTCCGCGCGCCGAGGTGAGCGCCCTTGCCCGACGGCGCGAATTTGGGCCGGTTCGACGGGGAGTGTCGttttccgcggcggcggcggcggcccagaTTTGCGTTTTCGCGCCTGCGGAAACCCTAGACGGGGCCGCTCGTTTATTCGCGTTTCGGGGTGGGGCTCGTGCGATTAGCTGTAGGCAACGTGGTTTGGGCCCTCGACAGCGGGATTTCGGGGGCCGATTGCTGCTTTCCTGGAGCGTATTTGGGCGCTCTGGTCCCGGCTCGATGCTTTCTTTAGCTAAAACTTCGACACTCTGTGAAAATATTCGCGGCGTTATTTTGCATACTCATGAGGATTGCTGGCTTTGATTCAGGAGCTGGGACGCTGACGCGACGGGATCACTGGCGCAAATGAGCCGCTACGAGTATGAGACCAATGTAATAATCCAAGCTTCTAACTCCATTTCAGTACTACTGTTTGTGTATCTATCATCTGTAGGAGCAGCCGGAATCATAGTTTTCTGGATATTCTGATATTATCATGAACATGTATGCTTAATTCATTTGTAAAGCAGGAACTATAGCCATTGCATCTGTGATAGACTGACAGTGCATTTCTTGACCTTTATATGAGACTAATGTAATTTAAGCTTCTAAGTCCATTGTTTCTGCATCTAAACATGTAGGCTTAACCTATAGCCATTTCATTTGTGGTAGACTGACAATGCATTTCTTTTTGTAATCATTGTAAAAGGGTTATCATCGGGCAGTGGAGGATGAGTATGAGGACGAGTACTATGATGAAGATGAGTACGAGGAGGAAGGTGCAGGAGCTCCTGAGGAGGACGAAGAGCCACCAGAGGGTCAGCAGGAGTTCCTTCAAATTAGAGAACGATTGAAGGAGCAGATTAGGCGGAAGGCACAGGGTGCCAGTGCTAGCACAGCTGGTCGCTCGTCTTCCTTGCATGATAGAAGACCACCCCCACCCAAGTAAGTGTCTCTGAATTTCAATGCGCCTCTTGTACAATTTATTGAGCATTTTATTTGGTTGTGCTCCAGGAACCTGTATAGTGTAGAAAAATACAATTCTGGGAGGAAAATAGTTGGACAATGATTCCTTCTCGTATACCTTCTATCAGTTTCTTTAGCGTGTTAAGTTTATATGTTGATAATTGGTCTTGGAACTGCGAAGTTATCATACTAAACAGATTGTCATGCTATCCTTTCTTGAAATATTGTTGTCCACTCAAATTCAACATTTCGTCTTACTGATCTTGGTACGGTAATGGGGAATCAATCTTCATTATGTATTCATTCACTCATGTAGTTTTGGCTCCTTCTTTGGGCCCTCCAAGCCGGTGATTTCCCAGCGTGTGATTGAAGAAAGGAAGTCAATGAAAGAGATACAGAACACAGTGCCCAGAGAACGAAGACCTCCTGGAGTATGTGGCATTACATCTCATTATGATTATTGTTGATCCATCCCTTACTAATTGCAGGTAACATATATGCAGAAGGACATCCCATCATCTTCGAGAGTGCAAGTGCAAGCTAAAACAAATGGATTTCACCAGAAGCAAAAGATTGTTAATGAGGTACAAGGGATATTTCTTTTTTACATTGTTCATTTCTTTGCTTTATTAAATGTTGGCCAGTGCAGTCACAAAATAGCAGCTGCAATGCAGGCAAAAAAGAAAGCTGAGGCACTTAAGGATAATCGGGACTATTCATTTCTACTCTCGGATGATGCTGACATTCCATCTCCTCCAAGGGAAAAACCTGCGGCTAGGCCTTCATTGACCCAAAAGTCTGGTGAGTTTGAACTTCTATTGCGAAACTTTGTCTTTCTTGTTTAGCGGAGAGTGCTGATGGTTGGTTTTGTTGTGTCAAAGATCGTGAGGTGATGCATTCTGCAGTGAAGAGTAGGGCGCCAACAAGTCAGCCCGCCAGATTGCCAAATGGTCATGGGTTGAACAACAACACATCGTCCACACAAAGACGCCCGGAAAGTAAGTTTGAATCCAAGGGAAAGGAGATGCTCCTAAGTAGAGAAAGGGCTGTTGACAATGGAAGGATGCATAGTGTTGTTAGAAATGGGTCCAGCCAGGCCACTGGAAGCAAAGCTGCAAGCCAAAAATTTCCGAGCAAGGGTCAGATAGCAAATAAGCCTTCTATGAAGGAAGTGAATGAACAATCTCTTAGAAAGGATCATTTAGCTAGAAAGCAACCTGTGTTACCTAATGGTCGACAACAGCCCTCACAAAGTCAGAGGATGCAATCAGCCTCGTATGGCCAGAGGCCGCAGCAGTCGTTGCAGAGCCAGAGACCACAACAGTCATCGCAGAGCCAGAGGCCACAACAGTCGTCGCAGAGCCAGAGGCCACAACAGTCGTCGCAGAGCCAGAGGCCACAGCAGTCGTCACAGAGCCAGAGGCCACTGCAGTCGTCGCAGAGCCAGAGGCCACTGCAGTCACAGAGCCAGAGGCCACTGCAGTCCTCGCATAGCCAGAGGCAACTGCAGTCGTCACAGCATGAGAGGCCACTGCAGTCATCGCAGAGTCAGAGACCACAATCATCGCAGAGTCAGAGACCGCAACAATCACTACAGAGACAGAGACCACAGCAATCTTCACAGTTGCAATCCTCACAAAGCCAAAGACAGCTGCCACAAAGCAACAGGCCGCAGCAGATGTTGCAACGGCAAAGGCCTCTTTCCTCGCAAGGTCATTATCCTGAGCAAAGAAGAGTCCAAGCAAATGATCGAGTAAAACCATCCGAAAGGCAGGTAAGGACTCCCTCGAAACCTATGGTAATATTCTGTCAAGCTGTTCATTTGTCAAAAAAGTAGTACTGGTGAAGCAATTATCTGTTGGTTTTTCTTTTGGTGTTATGCCATGTGCATACATTTTCATGTTTAGAGTGTGATGATTTGTAATGATATTGTCGCGCTAAGTTTGTTTCTTCATTGTGTTTGTGTGCCCATGCAGCCATCTCGACAAGTATCTGCCAATGGACGTGATGATCGTGCAAAGAAAAAGCAATTGGGGAAACGAAGGTTTGATGACGacattgaagatgaggatgatccCATGGCTATGATCAGGAGTATGTTCAGGTAAATTTTCATCCCGTACTGTTTCTGGGCATATTATCAGTTATCCTGGTTAAAATGTTTGATAATATGTTCCGTCTGTGTATAGATTTGGTATACAACCGGGTTTGTATCTTCTGAGCGTCAGTGTCTACTCTACTAGTGTTTGGATAATTTACTTAACATGGATCATGTACTGACTACACCGATTGCAATACCTGTTGAAATTTCACCTTGGCTTTTTTATATGTTACATATTGCTTTAGTGGCTTTTTAATAACAAGGTTATTTGATTTAATTGTATGGCACGAAATAAGATTATATGTTATGTTGCTTTGAAAAGAAGAAAACTCTTACAAGTCTGGATTTCCGGTGCAGGTATGACCCTAGTAAATATGCAGGCAgagatgatgatgatagtgacatgGAAGCAGATTTTGCTACTATAGAGATGGAAGAGAAAAGAAGGTATCCATGTTCTTCACATAATGCATTTTTCGTATATATTTATATTTTGTCCTGTTGCAAGATTGTAGAAGCTGAAAACAAATAGAGATCATTTGAGAAATATGCACAATTTCTGGATTAGTCATGGACTGATGGTGTCTTGTCCACATTACACTGAAGAAAATCTGTGGCAAAAAGAAATCAGCATATTAGTTGGCAAAATATGTTCCCCTCGTTGGTTACTTTTAGTCTATACTCTCCTAGTATAATTATATACTTCTTCCGCCCTgattacttgtcgaagaaatggataGAAATAGATGTATAGAACTAAAAATACGTCTAAATAcgtccatttctgcgacaagtaattcgggacggaggggGAGTACTCAGTAAAGTGTGTTGTGCGACACACTTGAATGAGATTGGATGTTGTTTAGAACTCGTTCCAGAAAATGGAACTGGATGACCGATAGTAGTAATCACTCAAATTGCTGAATAGTTTGCATCTTATTGACCTTGCTCTGTTGTTTGCTTACTTGGTCAGCGCGAGGATTGCAAGGCAGGAGGACGAAGAGGAGCTCCGCCTGCTTGAGGAAGAAGAGAGGCGTGAGCAggagaggaagaggcggcgggTAGGCCGATAGCAGCCGGATCAGTTAGCTCCAGCATTTGTCATTTCTGGATGTTGTTTCCGCAAAGGCCTCAACGCCTTCGGCTGGAATGTGGGTGCTGTCTGTGCAGACAACAGTGAGCGAGCCTCCGAGCTCTGCCCCCAGTTAAGCGCCGTGCGTATTTCACGCCAAATCAGAAAAAAAAAAACGGCAGGCGAAAAGTTCTTGCAGATTTGAAGTCGCTTGTAGACCGTTGAAGTCCTCGTGGGTTGTACTTCTTCTGAAGCTGATAGGGGTAGTTAGTTCCCGGGCGTATTGAGGTAGTGCGCCGAGGTCAAAGGTGTTCTTTTTTTGAAGTGGTACCGACTCGTCACATTGTTGGGTTGTACTACCTGTTTTCTCATGATGTAACTGATTGTTTACCGTTAGCTGGTCATAAACATGCCATAGATAAGTGGCACCTCTGTTAAATTAATTTGGATGTAGGTGTGTTGAACTAGTAAACAATGCAATTTCAAATAATTATGTTTTTTCGGT
This window contains:
- the LOC123132138 gene encoding putative uncharacterized protein DDB_G0271606; translation: MSRYEYETNGYHRAVEDEYEDEYYDEDEYEEEGAGAPEEDEEPPEGQQEFLQIRERLKEQIRRKAQGASASTAGRSSSLHDRRPPPPNFGSFFGPSKPVISQRVIEERKSMKEIQNTVPRERRPPGKDIPSSSRVQVQAKTNGFHQKQKIVNEAKKKAEALKDNRDYSFLLSDDADIPSPPREKPAARPSLTQKSDREVMHSAVKSRAPTSQPARLPNGHGLNNNTSSTQRRPESKFESKGKEMLLSRERAVDNGRMHSVVRNGSSQATGSKAASQKFPSKGQIANKPSMKEVNEQSLRKDHLARKQPVLPNGRQQPSQSQRMQSASYGQRPQQSLQSQRPQQSSQSQRPQQSSQSQRPQQSSQSQRPQQSSQSQRPLQSSQSQRPLQSQSQRPLQSSHSQRQLQSSQHERPLQSSQSQRPQSSQSQRPQQSLQRQRPQQSSQLQSSQSQRQLPQSNRPQQMLQRQRPLSSQGHYPEQRRVQANDRVKPSERQPSRQVSANGRDDRAKKKQLGKRRFDDDIEDEDDPMAMIRSMFRYDPSKYAGRDDDDSDMEADFATIEMEEKRSARIARQEDEEELRLLEEEERREQERKRRRVGR